A single genomic interval of Streptomyces sp. NBC_00663 harbors:
- the ggt gene encoding gamma-glutamyltransferase, with translation MRRPVARKLSVLAVSAAVVSVGAAAPPTATTTPPKVPVAVGYGGAVASVDADASAAGIEVLRKGGNAVDAAVATAAALGVTEPYSSGIGGGGYFVYYDAKSRTVHTIDGRETAPLTAGSDLFVENGQPLAFADAVTSGLSVGTPGTPATWATALDEWGSRGLGTVLKPAERIARDGFTVDDTFRAQTALNETRFRYFPDTAKLFLPNGALPVVGSTFKNPDLARTYAELAKKGVGAIYHGDLGDDILDTVNKPPVDPASGWNARPGDLSEKDLAVYEAKLQKPTRTSYRGLGVYSIAPSSSGGTTVGEALNILENTDLSKASEVQYLHRYIEASRIAFADRGRWVGDPAFEDVPTKGLLSQRYADERAALIKDDAVLTSPVAPGDPNSPGSTGTAAPTTYEGENTTHLTVADKWGNVVSYTLTIEQTGGSGITVPGRGFILNNELTDFSFAPANPAVHDPNLPGPGKRPRSSISPTIVLDKHNKPVVALGSPGGATIITTVLQTLTQFLDQRMPLVDAIAAPRASQRNQTTTELEPALYNSDLRTRLEALGHGFRLNAEIGAATGVQRLPDGRWLAAAEKVRRGGGSAMVVRPAS, from the coding sequence ATGCGTCGCCCTGTCGCGCGGAAACTGTCGGTGCTCGCGGTCTCGGCCGCCGTGGTGTCAGTAGGGGCCGCGGCCCCGCCGACGGCCACGACCACACCCCCGAAAGTGCCCGTCGCCGTCGGCTACGGCGGCGCCGTGGCGAGCGTCGACGCGGACGCCTCCGCGGCCGGTATCGAGGTGCTGAGGAAGGGCGGCAACGCCGTCGACGCCGCCGTCGCCACGGCCGCAGCCCTCGGTGTCACCGAGCCCTACTCCTCCGGCATCGGCGGGGGCGGCTACTTCGTCTACTACGACGCCAAGTCCCGTACCGTGCACACCATCGACGGCCGTGAGACCGCCCCGCTCACCGCCGGCTCCGATCTCTTCGTGGAGAACGGCCAGCCCCTCGCGTTCGCCGACGCGGTGACCAGCGGCCTGAGCGTCGGCACCCCCGGCACCCCGGCCACCTGGGCGACCGCCCTCGACGAATGGGGCAGCAGAGGACTCGGTACGGTTCTCAAGCCGGCCGAGAGGATCGCCCGCGACGGCTTCACCGTCGACGACACCTTCCGTGCGCAGACCGCCCTCAACGAGACCCGCTTCCGCTACTTCCCGGACACGGCGAAGCTGTTCCTGCCGAACGGCGCCCTCCCGGTCGTCGGCTCCACCTTCAAGAACCCCGATCTCGCCCGCACCTACGCCGAGTTGGCAAAGAAGGGCGTCGGCGCCATCTACCACGGCGACCTCGGCGACGACATCCTCGACACCGTCAACAAGCCTCCCGTCGACCCCGCTTCGGGCTGGAACGCCCGCCCCGGCGACCTCTCGGAGAAGGACCTCGCCGTGTACGAGGCCAAGCTCCAGAAGCCGACCAGGACCTCCTACCGCGGCCTCGGCGTCTACTCCATCGCCCCCTCCTCCTCCGGCGGCACCACGGTCGGCGAGGCCCTCAACATCCTGGAGAACACCGACCTCTCCAAGGCGAGCGAGGTGCAGTACCTGCACCGCTACATCGAGGCGAGCCGGATCGCGTTCGCGGACCGCGGGCGCTGGGTCGGCGACCCCGCCTTCGAGGACGTACCGACGAAGGGGCTGCTCTCGCAGCGGTACGCCGATGAGCGGGCCGCGCTCATCAAGGACGACGCGGTGCTCACGAGCCCGGTCGCGCCCGGCGACCCGAACAGCCCCGGGTCGACGGGGACGGCGGCGCCGACGACGTACGAAGGTGAGAACACGACGCATCTCACGGTCGCCGACAAGTGGGGGAACGTCGTCTCCTACACCCTCACCATCGAGCAGACCGGCGGCAGCGGGATCACGGTGCCGGGGCGTGGGTTCATCCTCAACAACGAGCTGACGGACTTCTCCTTCGCTCCCGCCAACCCGGCTGTGCACGACCCGAACCTGCCGGGCCCGGGGAAGCGACCGCGGTCGTCGATCTCGCCGACGATCGTGCTGGACAAGCACAACAAGCCCGTGGTGGCGCTGGGTTCACCGGGTGGGGCGACGATCATCACGACCGTGCTCCAGACGCTGACGCAGTTCCTGGACCAGCGGATGCCGCTGGTCGACGCCATCGCGGCGCCCCGGGCGAGTCAGCGGAACCAGACCACCACCGAGCTCGAACCAGCCCTCTACAACAGCGACTTGAGGACCAGGCTGGAGGCCCTCGGGCACGGCTTCCGGCTCAATGCCGAGATCGGTGCCGCGACCGGCGTGCAGCGGCTGCCGGACGGCAGGTGGCTGGCGGCCGCCGAGAAGGTACGGCGAGGCGGTGGCTCGGCGATGGTGGTGCGTCCGGCGTCATAG
- a CDS encoding DUF6278 family protein: protein MKIPFLGNRRKEPGAHDAEGIAGLLAECELLRRQAARSGVQLDDSADSLEALDQLVPRWRDDAEVLEWLGNDAGLYLGTVIVRTVPGAVWGIRADGQPVIRLASGREFDVVADGHEWAASGVPELSQLYAEVAEA, encoded by the coding sequence ATGAAGATCCCTTTTCTGGGCAACCGGCGCAAGGAACCCGGGGCGCACGACGCCGAGGGCATCGCGGGACTCCTCGCCGAGTGCGAGCTGCTGCGCCGCCAGGCGGCCCGGTCCGGAGTCCAACTCGACGACAGTGCCGACTCGTTGGAGGCCCTCGATCAGCTGGTGCCGCGCTGGCGGGACGACGCCGAGGTGCTGGAGTGGCTCGGCAACGACGCCGGGCTGTATCTCGGGACGGTGATCGTGCGGACCGTACCGGGCGCCGTGTGGGGGATCCGCGCCGACGGTCAGCCCGTGATCCGCCTCGCCTCCGGCCGGGAGTTCGACGTCGTCGCCGACGGTCATGAGTGGGCGGCGAGCGGAGTGCCCGAACTCTCCCAGCTGTACGCCGAGGTGGCGGAGGCGTAG
- a CDS encoding amino acid ABC transporter ATP-binding protein, translating to MAVDPLIELRDVNKYYGELHVLQDINLTVGKGEVVVVIGPSGSGKSTLCRTINRLETIHSGEIQLEGQPLPEEGKALAKLRAEVGMVFQSFNLFAHKTVLQNISLAQVKVRRRKKDEADKRSRQLLDRVGLADQADKYPAQLSGGQQQRVAIARALAMEPKALLFDEPTSALDPEMINEVLEVMRQLAHDGMTMVVVTHEMGFARASANRVVFMSDGRIIEDRAPDAFFTHPESDRAKDFLSKILKH from the coding sequence ATGGCCGTCGATCCGTTGATCGAGCTGCGTGACGTCAACAAGTACTACGGGGAGCTGCATGTCCTACAGGACATCAACCTCACCGTCGGCAAGGGGGAGGTGGTCGTGGTCATCGGCCCGTCGGGGTCGGGGAAGTCGACACTGTGCAGGACGATCAACCGGCTGGAGACCATCCACTCCGGCGAGATCCAGCTGGAGGGACAGCCGCTGCCGGAGGAGGGCAAGGCCCTGGCCAAGCTCCGCGCCGAGGTCGGCATGGTCTTCCAGTCCTTCAACCTCTTCGCCCACAAGACGGTCCTGCAGAACATCTCGCTGGCCCAGGTCAAGGTCCGCAGACGGAAGAAGGACGAGGCCGACAAGCGCTCGCGCCAACTCCTGGACCGTGTGGGCCTCGCCGACCAGGCGGACAAGTACCCGGCGCAGCTCTCCGGCGGCCAGCAGCAGCGCGTGGCCATCGCCCGCGCCCTCGCCATGGAACCGAAGGCCCTGCTCTTCGACGAGCCGACCTCGGCCCTCGACCCGGAGATGATCAACGAGGTCCTGGAGGTCATGCGGCAACTCGCCCACGACGGCATGACCATGGTCGTGGTCACCCATGAGATGGGCTTCGCCCGCGCCTCCGCCAACCGCGTCGTCTTCATGTCCGACGGCCGCATCATCGAGGACCGTGCCCCCGACGCCTTCTTCACCCACCCCGAGAGCGACCGCGCCAAGGACTTCCTCTCCAAGATCCTCAAGCACTGA
- a CDS encoding SGNH/GDSL hydrolase family protein — protein MSVLALALSTALTPAAPVEAAPVRRATEPLPLERLFDNTAVSDDARPGEADFDGAGASLSARDLTAAGWTPGRTLTVQGARLTWPRREPGEPDNVRAAGQSVRVTGHGDALAFLTTATEGTEVTGAGTVSYTDGTASSYRLTAPDWRTGPLATEAVALPHLNSPDGQLAEKARLYVVTVPLVRGRRVASVRLPNSPGLHVFAVSVRATTPGWTGSWAAATAGYPQVGPWSDRTLRLVVHTSVGGPRVRLRFDNTFAAAPVRIGSVTVAVQAAGAAARDVPVAVAFRGATGVEVAAGAQVFSDPLDFDVPADSSLLVSFHLPGTVTAAPVHRLARQRSYVSEAGDHTSDVPATAYTAVLTNWPLLTGVDVGGGPGSVVLLGDSITDGEKSTADADRRWPDVLADRLLAQDEVPHYGVLNQGISANRVVTDRYPGEGVSTDTGGVSALHRFDRDVLAQTSARTAVVFQGVNDVRWGATAGEVIAGLREIAGRGHERGLRMLAATILPCEGEARCTAAVDAERVRVNAWIRDARAFDGVLDFDEVVRDPVHPARMLAAYDSGDHLHPGDAGLAALAGAVDLKLL, from the coding sequence ATGTCCGTGCTCGCGCTCGCCCTGTCCACGGCGCTGACGCCGGCCGCTCCCGTAGAGGCCGCGCCGGTCCGGAGAGCCACGGAACCCCTGCCGCTGGAACGGCTCTTCGACAACACGGCGGTCAGTGACGACGCCCGCCCCGGTGAGGCGGACTTCGACGGCGCGGGCGCCTCCCTGTCGGCGCGGGACCTCACGGCGGCGGGCTGGACACCGGGCCGCACCCTGACCGTGCAGGGGGCACGGCTGACGTGGCCCCGCCGCGAGCCGGGCGAGCCGGACAACGTACGGGCCGCCGGGCAGTCGGTGCGCGTGACCGGCCACGGGGACGCGCTCGCCTTCCTGACCACGGCCACGGAGGGCACCGAGGTCACAGGCGCGGGGACGGTGTCGTACACGGACGGCACGGCCTCCTCGTACCGTCTGACCGCCCCCGACTGGCGGACCGGGCCGCTCGCCACCGAGGCCGTGGCGCTGCCGCACCTGAACTCGCCGGACGGTCAACTCGCCGAGAAGGCACGGCTGTACGTCGTGACCGTGCCGCTGGTGCGCGGTCGCCGGGTCGCGTCGGTGCGACTGCCCAACTCGCCGGGCCTGCATGTGTTCGCGGTGTCCGTGCGGGCCACCACGCCTGGCTGGACGGGGAGTTGGGCCGCCGCGACGGCCGGGTATCCGCAGGTGGGGCCGTGGAGCGACCGGACGCTGCGGCTCGTCGTGCACACCTCGGTGGGCGGGCCCCGGGTGCGGCTGCGGTTCGACAACACCTTCGCGGCGGCGCCGGTGCGGATCGGGAGCGTCACGGTGGCGGTCCAGGCGGCGGGCGCGGCGGCGCGCGACGTGCCGGTGGCGGTGGCCTTCCGGGGTGCAACGGGGGTCGAGGTGGCCGCCGGGGCGCAGGTGTTCAGCGATCCGCTCGACTTCGACGTGCCGGCGGACAGCAGTCTGCTGGTGAGCTTCCATCTGCCGGGAACGGTGACGGCGGCGCCGGTGCACCGGCTCGCGCGGCAGCGGTCGTACGTCAGCGAGGCGGGCGACCACACGTCGGACGTCCCGGCGACGGCGTACACCGCCGTTCTGACCAACTGGCCGCTGCTGACCGGGGTGGACGTCGGCGGCGGACCCGGATCGGTGGTGCTGCTCGGGGACTCGATCACCGACGGCGAGAAGTCCACGGCCGACGCCGACCGGCGCTGGCCGGACGTGCTCGCCGACCGACTGCTCGCCCAGGACGAGGTCCCGCACTACGGCGTGCTCAACCAGGGCATCTCCGCCAACCGCGTGGTCACCGACCGCTATCCCGGCGAGGGCGTCTCCACCGACACCGGCGGGGTGAGCGCCCTGCACCGCTTCGACCGGGACGTCCTCGCCCAGACCTCGGCCCGTACGGCGGTCGTCTTCCAGGGCGTCAACGACGTGCGGTGGGGCGCCACCGCCGGCGAGGTGATCGCCGGGCTGCGCGAGATCGCCGGCCGGGGGCATGAGCGGGGGCTGCGGATGCTGGCGGCGACGATCCTGCCCTGCGAGGGCGAGGCGCGCTGCACGGCCGCCGTCGACGCCGAGCGGGTCCGGGTCAACGCCTGGATCCGGGACGCCCGCGCGTTCGACGGCGTGCTTGATTTCGACGAGGTCGTACGCGACCCGGTCCACCCGGCGCGGATGCTGGCCGCCTACGACAGCGGGGACCATCTGCATCCGGGGGACGCGGGGCTGGCCGCCCTCGCGGGGGCGGTGGACCTGAAGCTGCTGTGA
- a CDS encoding helix-turn-helix domain-containing protein, translating into MVRTPLTPEERERGERLGRLLRAARGGRSMADVAASAGLSAETLRKIETGRAPTPAFFTVAALARALGLSMDEIVERCALAPV; encoded by the coding sequence ATGGTGCGCACCCCACTGACCCCGGAAGAACGTGAACGCGGCGAACGGCTCGGCCGGCTGCTGCGTGCGGCGCGCGGCGGCCGCAGCATGGCCGACGTCGCGGCGAGCGCGGGCCTGTCGGCCGAGACCCTGCGGAAGATCGAGACCGGCCGGGCCCCCACGCCGGCGTTCTTCACCGTGGCGGCCCTGGCGCGGGCGCTCGGCCTGTCGATGGACGAGATCGTGGAGAGGTGCGCGCTCGCGCCCGTGTGA
- a CDS encoding ATP-dependent Clp protease ATP-binding subunit produces the protein MTSGFSGPEGYDPFGEFLARFFGGPRPGPRQINIGQLLSQPARELVRGAAQYAAEHGSRDLDTQHLLRAALSAEPTRSLLSRAGADPDELATEIDERSGPVLHPPGEVPPPTSLSLTPAAKRALLDAHDLARSRGAGYIGPEHVLSALAANPDSAAGHILNSAHFAPTGLPPEAAPDAGTARTDAPRDTGTPTLDKYSRDLTDLARRGGIDPVIGRDEEIEQTIEVLSRRGKNNPVLIGDAGVGKTAIVEGLAQRIADGDVPDVLTGRRVVALDLTGVVAGTRYRGDFEERLNSIVSEIRAHSDQLIVFIDELHTVVGAGGGGEAASMDAGNILKPALARGELHIVGATTLEEFRRIEKDAALARRFQPILVPEPSVADALEILRGLRDRYEAHHQVRYTDEALTAAVELSDRYLPDRRLPDKAIDLIDQAGARVRLRARTKGTDVRALEREVEQLVRDKDQAVADEQYEQAMQLRDRITELKQRIAEASGDDTADEGQHLEVTAEAIAEVVSRQTGIPVASLTQEEKDRLLGLEEHLHQRVVGQQEAVRVVADAVLRSRAGLASPDRPIGSFLFLGPTGVGKTELARALAEALFGSEERMVRLDMSEYQERHTVSRLIGAPPGYVGHEEAGQLTEVVRRHPYSLLLLDEVEKAHPDVFNILLQVLDDGRLTDSQGRTVDFTNTVVVMTSNLGSEAITRRGAGIGFGAGGAEADEEARREQILRPLREHFRPEFLNRIDEIVVFRQLTEEQLRQITNLLLDRTRRMLHVQGITVTFTEPAVDWLSRRGYQPEYGARPLRRTIQREVDNQLSRLLLDGRVKEGGKVTVDVQGEQLAFRTEDELPAAEL, from the coding sequence ATGACCAGCGGCTTCAGCGGACCGGAGGGCTACGACCCGTTCGGTGAGTTCCTCGCCCGTTTCTTCGGCGGGCCCCGCCCCGGCCCCCGGCAGATCAACATCGGCCAGCTCCTGAGCCAGCCCGCCCGGGAGTTGGTCCGGGGTGCCGCCCAGTACGCCGCCGAGCACGGCAGCCGGGATCTGGACACCCAGCATCTGCTGCGGGCGGCGCTCTCCGCCGAGCCGACCCGGAGTCTGCTGAGCCGGGCCGGCGCGGACCCCGACGAGCTGGCGACGGAGATCGACGAGCGGTCGGGCCCGGTGCTGCACCCGCCCGGTGAGGTCCCGCCGCCGACCTCGCTCTCCCTGACCCCGGCCGCCAAGCGCGCCCTGCTGGACGCGCACGACCTGGCCCGGTCCCGCGGCGCCGGTTACATCGGCCCCGAGCATGTCCTCAGCGCGCTGGCCGCCAACCCCGACTCGGCGGCGGGCCACATCCTCAACTCGGCCCACTTCGCGCCGACCGGCCTGCCGCCCGAGGCCGCCCCCGACGCCGGTACGGCCCGCACCGACGCGCCGCGCGACACCGGCACCCCGACCCTCGACAAGTACAGCCGCGATCTCACCGACCTGGCCCGCCGGGGCGGTATCGACCCGGTCATCGGGCGGGACGAGGAGATCGAGCAGACCATCGAGGTGCTGTCCCGGCGCGGGAAGAACAACCCGGTCCTCATCGGTGACGCGGGGGTCGGCAAGACCGCCATCGTGGAGGGCCTCGCCCAGCGGATCGCCGACGGTGACGTGCCGGACGTACTCACCGGGCGGCGGGTCGTCGCCCTCGATCTGACCGGCGTGGTCGCGGGCACCCGTTACCGGGGCGACTTCGAGGAGCGGCTCAACTCCATCGTCTCCGAGATCCGGGCCCACTCCGACCAGTTGATCGTCTTCATCGACGAACTGCACACCGTGGTCGGCGCGGGCGGGGGCGGCGAGGCCGCCTCCATGGACGCCGGCAACATCCTCAAGCCCGCCTTGGCGCGGGGCGAGTTGCACATCGTCGGCGCGACCACGCTGGAGGAGTTCCGGCGGATCGAGAAGGACGCGGCACTGGCCCGCCGCTTCCAGCCCATCCTGGTGCCCGAACCCTCCGTCGCGGACGCGCTGGAGATCCTGCGCGGGCTGCGCGACCGCTACGAGGCCCACCACCAGGTCCGCTACACCGACGAGGCGTTGACGGCGGCCGTCGAGCTGTCCGACCGTTACCTCCCCGACCGCCGGCTGCCCGACAAGGCGATCGACCTGATCGACCAGGCGGGCGCACGGGTACGGCTGCGGGCGCGCACCAAGGGCACGGACGTACGCGCTCTGGAGCGCGAGGTGGAGCAGCTCGTCCGGGACAAGGACCAGGCCGTCGCCGACGAGCAGTACGAGCAGGCCATGCAACTGCGCGACCGGATCACGGAGTTGAAGCAGCGGATCGCCGAGGCGTCCGGCGACGACACGGCCGACGAGGGCCAGCACCTGGAGGTGACGGCGGAGGCGATCGCCGAAGTGGTGTCCCGCCAGACGGGCATCCCGGTCGCCAGCCTCACCCAGGAGGAGAAGGACAGGCTGCTCGGCCTGGAGGAGCACCTGCACCAGCGGGTCGTGGGCCAGCAGGAGGCGGTCCGGGTCGTCGCCGACGCGGTACTGCGCTCCCGGGCCGGACTCGCCAGCCCCGACCGTCCGATCGGCAGCTTCCTGTTCCTCGGCCCGACCGGCGTCGGCAAGACCGAACTGGCCCGCGCCCTCGCCGAGGCCCTGTTCGGCAGCGAGGAACGCATGGTCCGCCTCGACATGAGCGAGTACCAGGAACGTCACACGGTCAGCCGCCTGATCGGCGCCCCGCCCGGATATGTCGGCCACGAGGAGGCGGGCCAGCTGACGGAGGTCGTCCGCAGGCACCCGTACTCCCTGCTCCTCCTCGACGAGGTGGAGAAGGCGCACCCGGACGTCTTCAACATCCTGCTCCAGGTCCTCGACGACGGACGGCTCACCGACTCCCAGGGCCGCACCGTCGACTTCACCAACACGGTCGTGGTGATGACCAGCAACCTCGGCTCCGAGGCGATCACCCGCCGCGGCGCCGGCATCGGCTTCGGCGCGGGCGGTGCGGAGGCCGACGAGGAGGCACGCCGGGAACAGATCCTGCGCCCGCTGCGCGAGCACTTCCGCCCCGAGTTCCTCAACCGCATCGACGAGATCGTCGTCTTCCGCCAGCTCACGGAGGAACAGCTCCGCCAGATCACCAACCTCCTCCTGGACCGCACCCGCCGCATGCTGCACGTCCAGGGCATCACGGTCACCTTCACGGAACCGGCCGTCGACTGGCTCTCCCGCCGCGGCTACCAGCCGGAGTACGGCGCCCGCCCGCTGCGCCGCACGATCCAGCGGGAGGTCGACAACCAGTTGTCGAGGCTGCTGCTGGACGGCCGGGTGAAGGAGGGCGGCAAGGTCACGGTGGACGTGCAGGGCGAGCAGCTCGCGTTCCGCACGGAGGACGAGCTGCCCGCCGCCGAGCTATGA
- a CDS encoding alpha/beta fold hydrolase has protein sequence MGHHRKALRTTAVGAVSATLIAGSALGFAPAAQASTGGVRFVDIAGDGGTVLKANVITPADADGSRRYPLIVFPTSWGLPQVEYLAQAQKLANSGYIVVSYNVRGFWQSGGQIEVAGPPDIADASKVIDWALANTPSDAAHIGMGGVSYGAGISLLAAAHDKRVKAVAALSGWADLIDSIYSGRTQHVQAAGLLDGASVVTGRQSAELREIFDNFYASNLSKEQDMLNWGKKRSAATYVDQLNKNGAAVMMANAWGDSVFPPNQYADFYEQLTGPKRLEFRPGDHATAELTGLFGLPNDVWTDTERWFDRYLKGSANGIDKELPVQLKTRSTGGYEGYPDWKSVGATTRKLALSGTTTIHTNVDSGADGGVVFLSSILDQVAQLPPVASIPLLPRRWAAVWQSEKYTTAQQVRGTAELHTTVTPTKESGTLVAYLYDVGPLGLGKLVSHAPYTFHGRTPGTPFGLDLELYSTAYDVPAGHRLALVVDTVDPLYIEHNPSGAQLTFSSPATDPSYVSIPLREQ, from the coding sequence GTGGGACACCATCGCAAGGCCCTGCGCACGACCGCCGTGGGCGCCGTCTCCGCGACACTGATCGCCGGTAGCGCCCTCGGGTTCGCCCCGGCCGCCCAGGCCTCGACCGGCGGCGTACGGTTCGTCGACATCGCCGGTGACGGCGGCACCGTCCTCAAGGCGAACGTCATCACGCCGGCCGACGCGGACGGTTCGCGGCGCTATCCGCTGATCGTGTTCCCCACGAGCTGGGGCCTGCCCCAGGTCGAGTATCTCGCCCAGGCGCAGAAACTCGCGAACTCCGGCTACATCGTGGTCAGTTACAACGTGCGCGGCTTCTGGCAGTCGGGCGGACAGATAGAAGTGGCGGGCCCGCCCGACATAGCCGACGCCTCGAAGGTCATCGACTGGGCGCTCGCCAACACCCCCTCCGACGCGGCGCACATCGGCATGGGCGGCGTCTCCTACGGCGCCGGCATCAGCCTGCTCGCCGCCGCGCACGACAAGCGCGTCAAGGCGGTCGCCGCGCTCAGCGGCTGGGCCGATCTGATCGACTCGATCTACTCGGGCCGCACCCAACACGTCCAGGCGGCCGGGCTGCTGGACGGCGCGAGTGTCGTCACGGGCCGGCAGAGCGCCGAACTCCGGGAGATCTTCGACAACTTCTACGCCTCCAACCTGTCCAAGGAACAGGACATGCTCAACTGGGGGAAGAAACGTTCGGCCGCCACATATGTGGATCAGCTGAACAAGAACGGCGCGGCGGTCATGATGGCCAACGCCTGGGGCGACTCGGTCTTCCCGCCCAACCAGTACGCGGACTTCTACGAGCAGCTGACCGGCCCCAAGAGACTGGAGTTCCGCCCCGGCGACCACGCGACCGCCGAGCTGACGGGCCTGTTCGGGCTGCCCAACGACGTGTGGACCGACACCGAGCGCTGGTTCGACCGCTACCTCAAGGGCTCGGCGAACGGCATCGACAAAGAGCTGCCGGTCCAGCTCAAGACCCGTTCCACCGGCGGCTACGAGGGATACCCCGACTGGAAGTCGGTCGGCGCGACGACGAGGAAGCTCGCCCTGTCCGGCACGACCACGATCCACACGAACGTCGACTCCGGGGCCGACGGCGGAGTCGTCTTCCTCTCCAGCATCCTCGACCAGGTCGCCCAGCTCCCCCCGGTCGCCTCGATCCCCCTGCTCCCCCGGCGCTGGGCGGCCGTGTGGCAGTCGGAGAAGTACACGACGGCCCAACAGGTGCGCGGCACGGCCGAGTTGCACACGACGGTCACCCCGACGAAGGAGAGCGGCACCCTCGTCGCCTACCTCTACGACGTGGGGCCGCTCGGCCTCGGCAAGCTGGTCTCCCACGCGCCGTACACCTTCCACGGGCGGACGCCCGGCACGCCGTTCGGCCTCGACCTGGAGCTGTACTCCACGGCCTACGACGTCCCGGCGGGTCACCGTCTGGCGCTGGTCGTCGACACGGTCGACCCGCTCTACATCGAGCACAACCCGTCCGGCGCGCAGCTGACCTTCTCCTCGCCGGCGACCGACCCGTCGTACGTGTCGATCCCGCTGCGCGAGCAGTGA
- a CDS encoding exodeoxyribonuclease III — translation MRIATWNVNSITARLPRLLAWLESSGTDVLCLQEAKLAEEQFPFDQLREAGYEAAVHATGRWNGVAVISRVGLEDVVKGLPGDPGYDGAPEPRAISATCGGVRVWSVYVPNGREVDHPHYAYKLQWFEALKAAVAGDAAGSRPFAILGDYNVAPTDDDVYDVAAFEGLTHVTPAERAALAALREAGLSDVVPRPLKYDHPFTYWDYRQLCFPKNRGMRIDLVYGNEPFAKAVTDAYVDREERKGKGASDHAPVVVDLDVP, via the coding sequence ATGCGCATCGCGACCTGGAACGTGAACTCGATCACCGCCCGCCTGCCGAGGCTCCTGGCCTGGCTGGAGAGCAGCGGCACGGACGTGCTCTGCCTCCAGGAGGCCAAGCTGGCCGAGGAGCAGTTCCCGTTCGACCAGCTGCGCGAGGCGGGCTACGAGGCGGCGGTCCACGCGACCGGCAGGTGGAACGGCGTGGCGGTGATCTCCCGCGTCGGTCTGGAGGACGTCGTCAAGGGCCTGCCCGGCGACCCCGGTTACGACGGCGCCCCCGAACCCCGCGCGATCTCCGCGACCTGCGGCGGCGTCCGCGTCTGGTCGGTGTACGTGCCGAACGGCCGCGAGGTGGACCACCCGCACTACGCCTACAAGCTCCAGTGGTTCGAGGCCCTCAAGGCGGCCGTCGCCGGTGACGCGGCGGGCAGCAGGCCGTTCGCGATCCTGGGCGACTACAACGTGGCGCCGACGGACGACGACGTCTACGACGTGGCCGCCTTCGAGGGCCTCACCCATGTCACCCCGGCCGAGCGCGCGGCCCTCGCCGCCCTCCGCGAGGCCGGCCTGTCGGACGTGGTCCCGCGGCCCCTGAAGTACGACCATCCCTTCACGTACTGGGACTACCGCCAGCTCTGCTTCCCCAAGAACCGTGGCATGCGCATCGACCTGGTGTACGGCAACGAGCCGTTCGCCAAGGCCGTCACCGACGCCTACGTGGACCGCGAGGAGCGCAAGGGCAAGGGCGCCTCGGACCACGCGCCGGTGGTCGTGGACCTGGACGTCCCGTAG
- the map gene encoding type I methionyl aminopeptidase produces MVELKTDTSINAMYEAGQVVGRALTAVRKAADVGVSLLELDEVAHEVLREAGATSPFLGYRPSFAPTPFPAVLCASVNDAIVHGVPTRYRLRDGDLVSMDFGAELGGWVGDSAISFTVGTPREADLRLVEAAERALDAGIAAAVVGNRIGDIAHAIGTVCRSAGYGIPDGFGGHGIGRRMHEDPGVPNEGRPGRGMKLRHGMVLAIEPMVIGGGTDGYHADADGWTLRTNDGSRAAHAEHTVAITDTGPRVLTARTD; encoded by the coding sequence ATGGTGGAGCTGAAGACAGACACATCGATCAACGCCATGTACGAGGCCGGCCAGGTCGTCGGGCGCGCTCTCACGGCCGTGCGCAAGGCCGCCGACGTGGGGGTTTCCCTGCTGGAGCTGGACGAGGTGGCGCATGAGGTGCTCCGGGAGGCGGGCGCGACCTCGCCCTTCCTCGGCTACCGGCCCTCCTTCGCGCCGACCCCGTTCCCGGCCGTCCTGTGCGCCTCGGTGAACGACGCGATCGTGCACGGCGTCCCGACCCGCTACCGGCTGCGCGACGGCGACCTCGTCTCGATGGACTTCGGCGCCGAACTCGGCGGCTGGGTCGGCGACTCGGCGATCAGCTTCACGGTCGGTACACCGCGCGAGGCGGACCTGCGTCTGGTCGAGGCGGCGGAGCGGGCCCTGGACGCCGGTATCGCGGCGGCCGTCGTCGGCAACCGCATCGGCGACATCGCGCACGCGATCGGCACGGTGTGCCGGTCGGCCGGTTACGGCATCCCGGACGGCTTCGGCGGGCACGGCATCGGCCGCCGTATGCACGAGGACCCGGGGGTCCCGAACGAGGGCCGCCCCGGCCGTGGCATGAAGCTGCGTCACGGCATGGTCCTGGCGATCGAGCCCATGGTGATCGGCGGCGGCACCGACGGCTACCACGCCGACGCCGACGGCTGGACGCTGCGCACGAACGACGGTTCGCGCGCGGCCCACGCCGAGCACACGGTGGCGATCACGGACACGGGCCCCCGCGTCCTCACCGCACGCACCGACTGA